TATCGTGCTGATCGCATCGTGGTTCGCGGGGCTCTTCTATCTGCCGCGCATCTATGTGAACCTCGCGATGGAATCCGATCCCGCCGCGGTCCGGCGGCTGCTCGCGATGGCGCGCAAGCTGTTTCGCTTCATGACGATCATCGCGGTGCCCGCGCTCGCGTGCGGGCTGTGGCTGTGGCTCGTGATCGGCATCGGGCAGGGGCAGGGCTGGGTGCACGCGAAGCTCGCGGTCGTGCTGCTGCTTGTCGTTTATCACGCGTACTGCGGGCATCTGCTGAAGGTGTTCGAGCGCGGCGAGAACCGCCGCTCGGACAAGTGGTACCGCGTGTTCAACGAGCTGCCGGTGCTCGGGATGCTCGCGGCCGTCGCGCTTGCGGTGATCAAGCCGTTTTGAGCGCGGGCGGCGCGCTGGCCGTCGCGGTTTCGGCGTCGGCGGACGCGCTGGTCCGATGACAGAGCCCCGGCCGTTGCGGCCGGGGTTTTTCATTTGGCGTTGCGTGGGCGTACCAGCGGAGCGGGCGGATCGCCCGTTCGGTGCGCGCGGCGGTCGGGCGGTGTCTTGTTTGCGTGTGCGTGTGCGTGTGCGCCCGAATTCCCGGCGCCACAAGCCCAAGGCCTTCGTCGCAATCGGGAATCGCTGTCTTGGTCGCGAATCACGCTCTTCACGCTCGTGGTGATTCCAACCGTTGCTCGAACGCGGCTTGCGCGTCCGGCCGTCTAATCCCTCACGTCTTCGACGTCGCGCGCGATGCGCGTCTTTTCCGATGGATGCTGTCCGCCGGCGGCTTTCGGCGCATCGCCCGTCGCATCCTTCGCCACGTCCTTCCCCGTTTCCTTCCCCGCCTTCGCGTCGATGCCGATCCGCCGCCGCGTGATCGCCTCCTTCGCGCGGCCGAGCCGGTCGACGAGTTCGGGGCCGCGCCGCAGCGCGACGCCCACCGCGAGGATGTCGCCGATCGCGAGATGCGACATCCGCGACGTCATCGGCGAGAACACGTCGGTTTCCTCGGCGACGTTCGACGCGAGGCTCACCGTCGACAGTTGCGCGAGCGGCGAATGGCTGTGCGTGATCGAGATCACCTTCGCGCCGCACGCGAGCGCCGCGCGCGCGGCGTCGACGATGTCGCGCGTGCGCCCCGTGTTCGAGATCGCGACGACGACGTCGTTCGCGCCGAGGAGCGCGGCCGACATCGAGAACGTGTGCGGGTCCGAATACGCGACGCTCGGCACGCCCAGCCGGAAGAACTTGTGCTGGATGTCCTGCGCGGCGATGCCCGAGCCGCCCGCGCCGTAGAACTCGATGCGCGACGCGCGCGTGAGCAGTTCGATCGCGTCGGCGACGCTCGTTGCCGACAGGCTGTTGCGCACCTCGATCAGCGCGCCGATCGTGCGGTCGAACACCTTGCCGATGATGCCCGGCGCGCGCTCGTCGGGCTCGACGTTGCGATACACCGACGCGACGCCCGGCGCGACGCTTTGCGCAAGCCGGATCTTGAACTCGCGAAAGCCGCTGCAGCCGAGCGCCTGGCAAAAGCGCGCGATCGTCGGCTGGCTCACGCCCGCGCGGGCGGCGAGCTCGGTCATCGACAGATCGAGCACCTCGCGCGGCACGGCGAGCACGAAGTCGGCGAGCTTGCGCTCGGACGGGCGGAGCTGGGCGCGAATCGCCTCGATACGGGGGAGCATGGTGCGAAAGGGGGCGTGAAATGGCAGGGCGAACACTAGTATCGCGATTGTTTTGTAGAAAATCTACAAGAATTTTCTAGCGACTGATGCGATGCAGCTTATCGGATGTCAGGGTTAACGCTAAATAATTGTGCCGTATTTGCAGGCTATAACGATGCATCATCGATTGTTTTGCTGCGCTGCGAGATTGCGAGTGTGTAGTTTTTCTACTAAACTCGCGCCGTTCGTCCGACGACACGGACGTCCCCACGATTCCAGCTTGCCGGCCTCGTCCGGCTCATGTGAGGAGCGCCCAGCATGGCCACGCTGCACCCCACTCTTGCGTCCGTCACCGAGCGCGTGATCGCGCGCAGCCGTCCGACCCGCCAAGCCTATCTCGCCCGCATCGACGCCGCGCAAGGGCATTTCCCGGCGCGCGGCGCGCTGTCGTGCGCGAACCTCGCGCACGGCTTCGCGGGCCTCGAAGGCCACGACAAGTTCGCGATCAAGGCGATCCGCGAGCCGAACATCGGCATCGTG
Above is a window of Burkholderia thailandensis E264 DNA encoding:
- a CDS encoding CopD family protein, with the translated sequence MAMLWVKTFHIVLIASWFAGLFYLPRIYVNLAMESDPAAVRRLLAMARKLFRFMTIIAVPALACGLWLWLVIGIGQGQGWVHAKLAVVLLLVVYHAYCGHLLKVFERGENRRSDKWYRVFNELPVLGMLAAVALAVIKPF
- a CDS encoding MurR/RpiR family transcriptional regulator, producing the protein MLPRIEAIRAQLRPSERKLADFVLAVPREVLDLSMTELAARAGVSQPTIARFCQALGCSGFREFKIRLAQSVAPGVASVYRNVEPDERAPGIIGKVFDRTIGALIEVRNSLSATSVADAIELLTRASRIEFYGAGGSGIAAQDIQHKFFRLGVPSVAYSDPHTFSMSAALLGANDVVVAISNTGRTRDIVDAARAALACGAKVISITHSHSPLAQLSTVSLASNVAEETDVFSPMTSRMSHLAIGDILAVGVALRRGPELVDRLGRAKEAITRRRIGIDAKAGKETGKDVAKDATGDAPKAAGGQHPSEKTRIARDVEDVRD